DNA from Nymphaea colorata isolate Beijing-Zhang1983 chromosome 4, ASM883128v2, whole genome shotgun sequence:
AAGAAATTTCTTGAAGACAGTTGCAATTATGTGACATTAATGTTCTTTTCCTCTATAACTTGGTGATCAGGTTGGCTATTTGGGCGGAGGATTGTTCCTCGGTTTTGCTGTAGCAACACTCATGGGAGTCTTCTGAGTTTATTGGATCAATTCCAGTCATCGAGGTTTTGGAGATTTAACTTTCCTTAGTAGAGCGCACAATGATGTCCACTGGTAGATGTGCATCAGAATGTCCATCCAGTGCAAAATGTTGTTCACTACTTGTAGCTCACACATCAACTAGGTTTTCGAGAGCATGATTCAAAGATCTCAATTCCCAGTTTCTGATTTTTAAAGGCAGCAGTTTTGGCTCTTCTTTTCCGTATAAAATGTAATCTGTATATTCACGAGAACAATTGCTGCTCTGTTAAGTAGAAATTTGCTTGTTTAATATTCAGGCATGTAGTGATGTAGGTGCTATGTTATCCGAATGCTGATGAATTGTGGTCGAGAGTGTGACCCTTCTCCGTCTCTACCTCGCTCTTTCCGTTGAGTTCCCTCTTCTCTTAAAGCCAAAAGATTAGATTGCTCGCGTGGAGTTGTTTCAATTTGTGATATTAAGGCGGAAGTTTAAGTTTTAGTCCTAAATCTGATTTTCCAAAGTGCCCATAAATGAAACCATGACTACACCTGAACTTTTGACGTCAACAACAGTGGAATCATGACTACACTTGATCTTTCGATGGCTATATTCCTCCCTCCCTTGTCCTTTTTGGCCGGAGCGTACCGATATAGTACTGGGTTTCACGGTTCTCTCCCCACTTTACAGCACCCGAGATCATATCGGTCGGTTCTTGGCACCCTTACCACCATGTCTTAGCTGTGTTAAGTAGAgtgcagcatttttttttcatttactcgCCTCTGGTATCTAATATGCAGCTGGTTTGCGATTCTCCATTGCAggtttcaaatatttgatattGTGAGACAAATTGACCAGTTGGCAGCTTTTTCGCTCTCCTATTCTGATCTCAAACGTCATGAAATTTGTGGTCCGCTTAAGTTTATACTTTTTAAGTCCAATTCGCAAAGAGGGAGGTGAAGAAACATTTCGTGGATATTCTTTTCAAACAAAgcaaatttgttttcattcttgcaattttctaaaattaagtTGCGCTTGATTTAGTATAACTATTCATAAGCTAAAACACTCTCTCTCTGCGAACACGATAGGGACCTTCCTGTGCAATGGTAACCTCCTCTATTTTCACCACAGTCAAACCATTTTTATTATCACCCACATACTTTTTCCCTATTCTTCCTCACTGTAcacatgaatattttttttaggagACTGAAGTGAGATCTGATGCTTTACAAAGATGATATCATGAGAAAACGAGAAACCATGCTTGGTTGAACGGATAAGCAACTGTGGTTTCAACTTTCTTGGTTTAGCTTGCtcactttcttcttttcccgTGAACGACGTAAGAAAAAGTAAACGTAAGATAATGCTGTCTTTGGATTAATTATAACTCAGTGATGTATTTTCGTTCGTATTTTGCGCATGCACTTGCTTTTACACTTTTTCGTGCGAAATACACTTTAACGCGAACCTTTCTTTATCCCAAATTGTAGCGCAGAAACTaaacaaaagtaaaaagagGTGTCATTTTCAAGAACTAAACAGGGAGTGGTGGGTGAATAAAGAGGTAATTCAATGCTCGTTAGgttgaatttcaaatttcaagtgAGTTTTAAGGCAGTGACCTTGAATTTGGTTTAGATATCGCCTGCGTTGCCCTTACTCTTTTTTCGTGCTTTCCTTTTTGTCCCTTTTCCCGGTTGAATCGAGCAACATCGAGGAGGTGGTTGGATGGTGACGGTGGCGCCTCCTGGCCAAAGACCTCATGGCTGTTCCATTTGTTCGCTGATTCTTCACTGAGTTGggaccactctctctctccctctgtctgtgtgtgtgtgtgtgtgtgtgtgtgtctgcagATACAAACAACAGGAGTTCGTCTACCAAGATCGTTGGCTTCACGCGTCGAAACCTCAGCCGCTGCCCCTCCTCTCCAACATTATCCATCCATCCAATTGGAAGATTTTCGCTTGTCACTGATTCCCCTCCCGCTCTACATATACTCATCCattccctccccttgaaggtgGGCAtattctccctccctcccccccTCTGTCTCTATTTCTGTGTCTATACCCAAGTACTAAAACGTTGGTTTGGTCCTCGTTTGTTACTTGGGTCCTTTGGACTTTTACTGATCTAGGGTTGCTGTTTCTCTGGTTACGTTAAGGATCATGATTCTTAGAATGATATGCGTGAGAATGGTTTAGGCTTTGTGAAGAGTAGTTCCATGGTTCATATTTTCGTCCGTCTTCAGATTGGTGCTGGCTGCTTTGACTTATATTAATCTGGCgttactttttttgtttgtggtGGATTTTCCTTTTATCCCCGTTGCCCTGTGGGGCCTTATACAGAGACTGAACTGGGTTTGGTCTTTCTAGGGTTTGTGTGTTGTTTATACGGAGATTTTTGATTTGCAGAGTTTTTATCAtcttatttttattcttcttcgAGGAGTTCCCCCGGCAAATTCACATGCCATCTCCTTGTCAGCGTTTCTTGGTGGGTTTCTACAAATTTTGGAGTTGTGATTCGTTCCTTTGTGTCGGGGAGACGATACATTTGGTAAACCTTATGGCGGTAGGCATTATGCATCATCTGGCTGGATGTTGGAAATCTGATAATGGTGTTGGTTACTTGTGGATCTTCCTGCTTGGAACAATTTGAATCGGGAAGCTCATTTGGAGGGCCTTTGTGGTTTGAGTTGTATATCATTATAAGAATTTAGGGGAGACATCTCACAGTGGTAGTAGAAcgcataaaaatatttttccccTTGTAAGTTGGGCACGGTTCATGCATTTGTCCGTCTTGAGTTTTCCTCGatatttttgatgaactttCTGTTTCTATAGAAGCGGTCAGTTACATGTCAACTTTGCATGGGAGCAGTATTTGTGTTGTTGTAAAAAATATAGGTGATCCTCAGTATCTCGTGGTGTATCACAGTCCACGAGTAGGAACAGGTTTGCGTAGTTTGAGGCCAAGGTGAGAAGAATCATCTTACTTGTAGATGGTTGGAGAAAGATGGGCTTGACCTCTGGCTAGTGAAATGAACTGGTATATGGTATCACTGATGTACATGGAGAGGTGATACTAAGTAGTCTAAGTCGTGGAAACCTATTTCTATAGTTGGAAGTCCTTGTTTTGCTGTATTTGTTCTCAGAGCATTGAAGGAACTGGAGGACAAAGCTGTTCTTCCCCTTGTTAAATCAACTGATCACAATGTATATTGATAAGTGATCACGTTGTGTATAAGGGCAAAAGGAGTGTTGAAGGAGCTGGGTGAAGaagctcttcttcctcttgttgaATCAACTCTTTGGGTTATATATTGCTAATTGTTCACACGAAAATGTTGTAGGAAGAATGTTGAAGAATCTGGGGGAAGAAACACTTCTTCCCCTTGTTGTATCAACTCTTCACAATGCATAATTGCTAAGTGATCACTtgaataaattatatataaggGCGTGGGGGATGGAGGTCATATCATTTATAGCAGCTGCAGGTTGTCCAGTTTCAGACAGGTTTTTGCCGGAACAGAAAAATGatctaaaatggaaaaataagagCATATCCCCCCTTAAAATCATTGATATCATTGATATATTTTTGTAGTAGTAATCAAAATGGTTTTAcatatcttttctttcaaacaaTTTAGGTAaaacctttatttttttatttgccaaAAATGACCTAGATTTTGATTATTTCGATTgtcagaaaaaaaatacatttctgATATTATTCCTAGACTTTGTAAAACATCATATGGTGCGACACTAGATACCTTGACAAGATATTGTGGCTGATATTGGTGACCCTGGTAGTTGGTTCTTGGTACTAATCAAGCACTGTTTTGGATTACTATCATATGTGTCAATACtataattgaaatttgaaactaaTGCATGCTATAAGACTATTATACACCATAGTCATAAAAAAACCTGTGTTTTTCGAAAAAGGCctgataaaaatgttaaaaacaatgaaaatgaaaaaaaaaacccatcttttctcctttttttaaaCTCTAAAAtgtatgttttcttgtttttaccaattttttagtttttttcattaatttttactttaaactttaaaatttagaaCTTAAgtaagttaaattatttattttcatttccatcATTACTAAAACACcattttatcaagttattttCTATGTTTCTTGTAAGCTTTTCATTTGTAttactttttcataatttttagaattttttccttttcttaaaaaaataccaaattTTTTCCGAGAACTTCCCAAGTTTTTCAGCTTTGCCAAAAATTaaccgagaaaaaccttgctgttgAAAGTATATGAACGAATTTGTGACAATGTTACAGTTATACACTAAGTTAttctactttttattttttggcggAACACTAGTATAATTTCTGACAATATAGTGCATAGTAGTACAAGAAGGAGGTCACATTAGTTTCACAAAATcatattctataaaattttgaatgttgTATCTAAATTGTATATATTAAAGGCCTTTCCAATTGCATGTGTGTATTATGATAAGAAAAATACTGAACTTATAAGTTCctattatgtctttctttactttttcagaaaatcaaaaaaattttaGTGTTTCCTAGAATGGAACAAACACTTTCCAGGGAACTCTCAAGAAAAATCATAGCCTTAAATTGTCAACAATGATACTAGTGCTAATGAAAGCAATCTGTTGCATGGACTACTCAAACcatgaaagaggaaaaggaatgaATTTTAAAGATCTTGGGCTAACTCTATGGAGCATAGGCAATATGTTCACCAAATGATCTTTGTAGTTCTAAATACATTCGACTCAAGATATGGGCGAATAGGCACACCAGTAAACATAATTTCTATACTGGTGAGTGGTGACACTTTTGTTACTTCCAAACGccaaagtaataaaaaaatttatttggcaACTGCATGTGGACTGCTGAATGATCTTTTCTGTTTAGTGTTCTTGTAAGTTCCAACTAGAATTTCAAGCTAGGACTTTGATATGGGGAAATAACCCCATAGATTTGCTTTCGAAACTGTTTTTACCTTCTTGCTGACTGATGAAAGTTCAATAGCCTGTTACATACTACCTTTGCGTTTTTACCACTTctgttattttaaaaagaatgtTGCACTAATTTTGTTGACGAAAAACATATTGATTACAGCCCATTCTTGAATAATAAATAAGCCATTGTTTGTTAGCATGGCTCATTCAACTCATGGAGAAAGTGAAAGAGCTTTTAAATTCCTTGAAACCTTTAAAGCTGTTCACTTTATCCAATCATTCTGCATGTAACTTATTGATGGGATTTACAACTATCTTCTTGCTACTTGAGGATGTGAGACCAAAAGATTAAAAATCCAAGGATGTTGATGGCCCTTCCCTGCTGGCATGTGGGGACACCATTCCGGGTTCATATTCTATTAAACAACTGTGATTATGAATAAATAACactgttattttttcatgattgtttgaaatataaaagtgtagaaatatataaatcaatggGGTTTGCCAGTGTTCTAGGTAGGATGTATCTTTTGTGATTAATAGAACAATAAGAAactcaaatagaaaaaagaaaaatggcctGCAAGAAGTAGTAGATGCCAAAAATGAGGCAAATATTTGGACCTTTTCTTTGAGTGGGAAAGAATGGTTTTGATGGCAGAATAAAGTACATTATTCTTATTTCACATAATGTGATATGCTGTCAGCTCTAAGTAGTAACGATCTTAAAATGGATGATCCAACTGATTGCATTTGAGGCATGACCAATTTTGCTTGCATTCGTTATCAGTTTCTGTTTAAAATATGCTGCGTATTCTTCACAAAAAGCACCAtagtttgtttttcctttttctcctttttacaGGACAAGTAAAGTATTTCAATGATGATATGGCCTTCACATTCTCATGTACTGCTAGGGAGGCATGTATAAGAAGTTATGTACATCAAGATTTAGTAGAAGTCACGAGTTGTCTTTTGAGCTCCAAGCTTGTGGTCGTATGAAGGCTTGCGCCTCATTCTGCTATTGCAATTCCAGATAGCAAAATGCATGTCTTTTGTAACACATACGGCATCATACTTGTCACTGGTGTGGGCACACAATTGTATCTAAAGTGATCTGGAGATAGATGCTACATCATCACGATGTACTACAAAAAAAGCGTCTTGCTTTCTATATGTTAATACTTGTCTTTTGATTACTGATTTTGGAGTTTGACATCCGTGTTTACTTTTAGTCAACTATTAAGCTATTACTACATGTTAGTGTTCTGGAAAAAGCGCCCATTTATGCGAGAAATCATCGGTTTGAAGTTCATTGAAacaattaacaaagaaaatgagaatggagatgaagatgatgatgaaatcATTGTACTGGCAACATTGATCAAGGGATGTTGGTcctgaattttgatttttcagctTAGTGATTGCATATTTGTTTAAGCTGGTATCTACATTTTCAATTGAATGACAGTGTCATAGTGGATGTGTTGGCACCTGCCAACCTTTTCTACCTTGATGTGTGGCCAGGAAGGAAACAAAGTGCATTGGCAGTTATGTTGTGCAGCACTTTCTGATAAATTAGTTGATTTGCTTAGACCATCAATATGTAGTCTTCAGCCCTAGCTATGTGGTTTTTAACTTCTAGATAATTACCTCTAGGttgtagcttttttttttcctgctggAGTTTCTCTAATCTCTTAAATGTATGGCTGATGGTTCATCATCTTgctgatataatttttttgtcattttccatAAGTCATGTATAGTGAGATCTAGTTTCAagcttttgtgatttttttactGCAATGAATTTGGTCTCAATCAATGGATAATACGTTTTTAGCTTTCCTGGAACCAACCCGTTCCATGTCAGCTTTACTTCATGCGTCCATATTGTATCTTCCGAGTTTTTTTGGCTTATTAGCGTAACTTGACGACAGGTGATACTTTTGCTCTAATGGAGAAGCAAGGACAAGGACAACCACCAGTAATGGGTGGAGGTACACCATTGCCTTATGGTACCCAACCATATCAAGCTTCTCAGATGGTAGTTCCTGGTACTGCTGGACCTGCCGTGGGCAATGTTCAATCTGCAGGTCAGCCGGTTCCATTTGCTGCTCCTCCAGCTCAAGTTGCTGCCCAGAACCAACTCATTTATCAGCACCTGCATCAACAACAGCAAGCTCATCAACTTCAACAGCTCCAGCTTTTCTGGGCTAACCAGCTTCAAGAAATTGAACAGACGTCAGATTTCAAGAATCACAGTCTACCCTTGGCAAGAATCAAAAAGATTATGAAGGCTGATGAGGATGTGAGGATGATATCGGCTGAGGCTCCAATCGTATTTGCAAAAGCATGTGAGATGTTCATTCTTGAGCTCACATTGAGGTCATGGATACACACAGAGGAGAACAAGAGGAGGACATTGCAGAAGAACGACATAGCTGCTGCCATCACTAGGAATGACATTTTCGACTTTCTGGTTGACATAGTACCAAGGGATGAGTTGAAGGATGAGGTAGTTACAGGAATCCCAAGAGCTGGTTCACTGCCTGTTGGAGGGCCACCCGAAATGCTTCCTTACTATTATGTTCCTACACAACCTGTTACTCCCGTTGGAGCTCAAGGAATGATGATGGGTAAGCCTCTTATGGATCCTGCCATGTTTGGACAACAGCCTCATCCATATGCTCCACAGCAAATGTGGCAGCCTCCGGCTTCTAGCCAAGAGGAGCAACAGCCAACGACACAGCAATAGCTGCATTAACAGCCTTAGAGAAAGGTAAGGaatactgattttttttttttttcacgtgtGTAACCTTCAAACTGAGGTAAACAATCGATACAATGAACCCAGATTATGTCTGTAAATGCTATGCTCATGACAGAACGATGCATTGAagcctccctctttctctcatgtTCTTTGTTGAGAAACAAATCTTCCATATGACTTGTTCTGTATCCTGCAGCAATAACTAACATGCTTTACCTATATGTTTACCTCCTATGTAACTTACTATTGGGGCTTGTTTGCCAAAATGAGTCCGAAAGCAATGCTGGTTCATGACCATAACACTTTTCCTCAGCATATTCTTTGGAATTTATGCGGGCATGCATGGTTGAATGATGGCTGAATGGCTGATAAGCATCTGTTTGGTTtgtatctctatctctctatgGAAAAGTAAATGCTCAAGAGTCACCTCTGTCATCATTTCTCCTTCACATGAGAAAGCAGAGCAAGTGTGCTTTCCATGGTGGAGAATCCACGTTGCAGTGTCATAatacttgtttatttatttgttggGAGATAGTTGCTGATGGATGGATTTTTTGACGTGATTTCCTTGTTCTATTCCTGATATGGTAATATTCATACAGCTTATTTACTGGTCATTTGAACTCTGTTTTTAGTGTATGATCTgcagaggaggaggatgagCAAATGTTTGTCTGCATGTGTGCGTGTGACCGTTATGTGTGGGCTCCCTTCGATTTTAATTTTTACGGTTGTAGATTTCAAAAGTGTTGTTTCCATAGTACTTGCATCTTGAGACCAACCTCTGATGATGTTGAACTTAGCTGGAATTTCTGCTCAGGATTTCGTTTATTGAGGCTCCCTGTCCAAAACAAAATCTTCTACAAATTTCCTGTTACCATTTGATTTACACCTGCTTTCTGAGGATATATGCAGGGGTTCTCTGCTCGAAAGGTAATAATATTATCTTTTTTGTGTGCAACCCTTGGCTTCGCAGATCGCACTTGAACTATGCCAAGAGCTGCAACTTGGGATGTCGAATATAATTTGTTGTTCGTCTCTGCTTTTGAAATGGTGTACTTTAGCTCTCAACTCATCGAGAAAGATATTTTATAAGATGAGGCATTACTGTATCCATGACAAGTTAGAGACAAAACCAGACATTTTGAATACATGAATTCACATTCTCTTGTGTAATCTAACCTTGTGTAAACGGTGTTCAGACTAATCTTGTATGAAATTATGTACTAAGTTCTTTCCGTCTCTGACATTGAAAAGCCAACTGCTCATATAACAGAAAACTTGATGgtaattaaaaag
Protein-coding regions in this window:
- the LOC116252529 gene encoding nuclear transcription factor Y subunit C-9-like, with amino-acid sequence MEKQGQGQPPVMGGGTPLPYGTQPYQASQMVVPGTAGPAVGNVQSAGQPVPFAAPPAQVAAQNQLIYQHLHQQQQAHQLQQLQLFWANQLQEIEQTSDFKNHSLPLARIKKIMKADEDVRMISAEAPIVFAKACEMFILELTLRSWIHTEENKRRTLQKNDIAAAITRNDIFDFLVDIVPRDELKDEVVTGIPRAGSLPVGGPPEMLPYYYVPTQPVTPVGAQGMMMGKPLMDPAMFGQQPHPYAPQQMWQPPASSQEEQQPTTQQ